The genomic segment GGTCCTTCGACACAGGTGAGTCAGTTAACCCAATTGCCGGAATAAGTGAGAGTTACATTAACGGTATTGTGCATCAGGAGTACGGTAGAGTGAACTCAACCTACCTATGGTTAATTAACGCATCAGTGAACTTAAGGCGTAATGAATTAATAATACGTGTAACGCCAAGTGGGGCTAGGTGGATTGCGGTAATTAATGGTAAGGCCATGTTATTGAATTCAAGTGAAACCATTATCAACACCGGGAACTGGGCTAGCGGTAGGTATAAGTTAACGTTAACATTATATGCAGGTGACGTTGGGATTTATGAATACGCCTATGAATTCACGATTAAGGGCGTGGGCGTATGGCTTTGGTTAATCCCCCTAGTAATAGTGTTACTAATAATTGCAATTTACCGTGGAATTCTTAAATACGGCGCCAGGGCTTTAAGGCGTTATGTATGATTTAATAATTATTGGTAGTGGACCCGCAGGTAATGCCGCTGCATTAGTTGCTTCAAGGCTGGGTGTTAGGGCATTGATTATTGATAAGTCCAAGCACCCCAGGGTTAAGCCGTGTGGTGGTGGATTAACACCTAAGACGATTGCGTTATCAAGGATACTTGGATTAGACTTGAGCGAGGTTATTGAGCATGAATGCGGTGAAGTATTAGTGGTGACGCATGCTGGTTCATTCGTAATGAGGTTTAAGGAGCCTATGATAAGGGTCTCCAGGAGGGAGAGGTTGGATGAATTCATGTTTAATGAAGCCGTTAATAATGGTGTTGAGTACGTTAATGACGAGGTGCTTAGGGTTAGGGAAACGCCGAGTAAGGTTGAGGTAATAGGTAGGAGTAGTGTGTATGAGGCTAAGTGGGTTATTGGGGCTGATGGGGCGCCATCAAGGGTAGGTAGGTCAATTGGGGTAATGCCTAGGTCAAATGCAGTGGCATTAATGAACATAGCCTCAGGTAACCCAATCATTAACACTGGGGATGCCTGCATACTTGACTTCACTAGGATTAAGTGGGGTTACGCATGGTTATTCCCACTGAGCCACGGTGAATACGATGTTGGATTAGGCTCAGCTTTAAAGGGTAGGTACAGTAACTTACTGTTAAGCTACGTTAATGAACTCGGCTTGAAACCAGGCAGATTAATAGGCCACCTAATACCCTACAGGCCACCTAACTCAGCCTCAACCCGTAGAGTAATGTTAACTGGGGATGCCTTAGGTTTAGCTGACCCAGTTACCGGGGAGGGTATTTTCCAAGCAATGATGAGTGGTGCGTTGGCTGCCTTATCATTAAGGAGCAGTAATGCCACCGAGTACTATGATTCAATAATAACCAGTTACCTTAGGGATAATCAATACGCATTAACGGTAGCCTACGTTGTTTACGGTCTTGATTCACAGTTCCTAAGCCGATTCCTAAAGATAACAGGCTTCAGTGAACCTGGTGCAGTCCGCATTATTGAGAAGGTTACTGGGGGTAAGTTAACGTATAGGGATGCTGTTAAGGAGGTTATTAAATCCATGATATAGTAAGTACCATCATAATTACGTGCAGTGCATTGAGTAAGCCACTAGTATTATGCGCTAGAAATATAAATCTCTAATTAACTAGCACTGTAATGATTATTAGGTTTTACTCCATTACGGGGAGGACGGAATCCATTGAGAATGAGGTTAGGGCCCTTGTTAATGACATTAAGGCTGAATTAGCTAAGAGGGGTGTGGGTGAGGATAAGGTTAGGTTAACTATTATTAAGGTTAGGGGTGATGTTATTGATGATGTTATTAAGTACCTTGATCAACCTGAAGGCAAAATACCAGGCCAATATAAGTCACTTATAGTTAGGATGAGGCAGGATGGGGTTTCATCATTCCCAGCCATGGTTATTAACGATAGGAAGGTGGCTGAGGGTAGTGAATTAACAATGGATGCCATTAAGGCTGCATTAGCTAAGGAACTTAAG from the Caldivirga maquilingensis IC-167 genome contains:
- a CDS encoding geranylgeranyl reductase family protein — protein: MYDLIIIGSGPAGNAAALVASRLGVRALIIDKSKHPRVKPCGGGLTPKTIALSRILGLDLSEVIEHECGEVLVVTHAGSFVMRFKEPMIRVSRRERLDEFMFNEAVNNGVEYVNDEVLRVRETPSKVEVIGRSSVYEAKWVIGADGAPSRVGRSIGVMPRSNAVALMNIASGNPIINTGDACILDFTRIKWGYAWLFPLSHGEYDVGLGSALKGRYSNLLLSYVNELGLKPGRLIGHLIPYRPPNSASTRRVMLTGDALGLADPVTGEGIFQAMMSGALAALSLRSSNATEYYDSIITSYLRDNQYALTVAYVVYGLDSQFLSRFLKITGFSEPGAVRIIEKVTGGKLTYRDAVKEVIKSMI